One genomic region from Saprospiraceae bacterium encodes:
- a CDS encoding ATP-dependent Clp protease ATP-binding subunit has product MSNKRSPQFQDVIRKSREEANRLRHDFVGTEHFLLGLLKDRDNLVVKVLESLEVDCTELKYKLEKVLQKELASNPPALTVREDLPLSKHAERIYRLSHLEAKEMKQDTVAPEHLMLSILKHKDSEATRILGELDVDYETFRSELQYVIQEQDLANSDYFAQAQSDSESNYDEEGASKFPRKGNTKSRTPVLDNFGRDITRLAEEDKLDPIVGRENEIERVSQILSRRKKNNPILIGEPGVGKTAIVEGLALRIIQRKVSRTLFNKRIVMLDLAALVAGTKYRGQFEERMKAIMNELEKSRDVILFIDEIHTIVGAGGATGSLDASNIFKPALARGELQCIGASTLDEYRQYIEKDGALDRRFQKVMVDPPSAEEAISILHNIKSKYEEYHNITYTDDAIKACVKLSDRYITDRFLPDKAIDVLDEVGARVHLKNIHVPKHIEEIEQKIESIKELKNSAVKNQQYEKAAEYRDTESKLQAKLETAKEQWDEESKTKKYPVDTDDIAEIIAMMTGIPVKRVAQSEGKRLINMNEDMRKVIIGQDEAIEKITKAIQRNRVGLKDPKKPIGTFIFLGPTGVGKTELAKALARYLFDNDDSLIRIDMSEYMEKFSVSRLIGAPPGYVGYEEGGQLTEKVRRKPYSVILLDEIEKAHPDIYNILLQVLDDGQLTDGLGRKIDFKNSMIIMTSNIGVRQLKDFGQGVGFATKSRVESAEADTKSVIQNALKKTFSPEFLNRIDDVVIFNSLDEEQIFKIIDLSLSSLTSRLGNMNYELKLSEEAKKFVAEKGFDPQFGARPLNRAIQKYIEDPLAEFILNESPEEGSILEAILNDDKSGLRIMVNKVAES; this is encoded by the coding sequence ATGAGTAATAAAAGATCACCACAATTTCAAGATGTCATTCGTAAAAGCCGAGAAGAAGCTAATCGGTTGCGTCACGATTTCGTCGGAACCGAACATTTCCTGCTTGGCTTGCTTAAAGACCGCGACAATCTGGTAGTCAAAGTTTTAGAGAGCCTGGAAGTAGACTGCACAGAATTAAAATATAAGCTCGAAAAAGTACTGCAAAAGGAATTGGCCAGCAATCCACCAGCGCTTACAGTCAGAGAAGACCTACCTCTCAGTAAACATGCTGAGAGAATATACAGGCTGAGTCATTTAGAGGCTAAAGAAATGAAACAAGACACTGTAGCTCCCGAACATCTCATGCTTTCTATCTTAAAACATAAAGACAGTGAAGCTACCCGCATATTGGGAGAGCTGGATGTAGATTATGAGACTTTTAGATCCGAACTACAGTATGTAATCCAGGAGCAAGACCTGGCTAATAGTGATTATTTTGCGCAGGCTCAGTCAGATTCTGAGTCTAATTATGATGAAGAAGGTGCTTCAAAATTTCCCAGGAAAGGAAACACTAAATCCCGTACCCCAGTATTGGACAATTTTGGAAGAGACATCACCAGATTGGCTGAAGAAGACAAGCTCGACCCTATCGTAGGTCGTGAAAATGAAATCGAACGGGTTTCGCAGATATTAAGTCGTCGTAAAAAGAACAATCCTATCCTCATAGGTGAGCCAGGCGTAGGCAAAACAGCCATCGTAGAAGGACTGGCCTTGCGGATCATACAGAGAAAAGTCAGCCGCACCTTGTTCAATAAACGCATTGTGATGCTGGACCTTGCAGCACTGGTAGCCGGGACAAAATATCGTGGCCAGTTTGAGGAACGCATGAAAGCCATCATGAATGAATTGGAAAAATCACGGGATGTGATTTTGTTTATTGATGAAATTCACACCATTGTTGGTGCTGGAGGAGCTACGGGTTCTCTGGATGCCTCTAATATCTTTAAACCAGCTCTGGCTAGGGGAGAACTACAATGTATCGGCGCATCTACCCTGGACGAATACAGACAATACATAGAGAAGGATGGTGCCCTGGACAGAAGATTTCAAAAAGTAATGGTAGATCCTCCTTCTGCAGAAGAAGCAATATCTATCCTGCACAATATCAAGTCCAAATACGAAGAATACCACAATATCACTTATACTGACGATGCCATCAAAGCTTGCGTCAAACTCAGTGATCGATACATCACTGACCGGTTTTTGCCTGACAAAGCCATAGATGTTTTGGACGAAGTTGGTGCCAGAGTACATCTGAAAAACATACATGTTCCAAAACATATTGAGGAGATCGAGCAGAAAATAGAGTCTATCAAAGAACTCAAAAATAGTGCTGTCAAGAACCAACAATATGAGAAAGCGGCAGAATATCGGGATACTGAATCAAAACTTCAGGCCAAACTTGAAACTGCCAAAGAACAGTGGGATGAAGAATCTAAAACTAAAAAATATCCTGTCGATACTGATGACATTGCTGAGATTATAGCTATGATGACTGGTATTCCAGTCAAACGCGTAGCCCAAAGTGAAGGCAAACGACTCATCAATATGAATGAGGACATGCGCAAGGTGATTATTGGGCAGGATGAAGCCATCGAAAAAATCACTAAAGCTATTCAGCGTAACCGCGTAGGACTTAAAGATCCTAAAAAGCCAATAGGGACCTTTATATTTTTAGGCCCAACAGGTGTAGGCAAAACAGAATTAGCTAAAGCATTGGCAAGATATTTATTTGACAACGATGATTCGCTCATCAGAATTGATATGAGCGAGTATATGGAGAAGTTTTCTGTAAGTAGACTGATTGGTGCTCCTCCAGGCTATGTAGGATACGAAGAGGGTGGCCAGCTTACTGAAAAGGTAAGGAGAAAACCCTATTCTGTGATTTTATTAGATGAAATAGAAAAAGCGCATCCTGATATTTACAATATATTACTACAGGTATTGGATGATGGGCAGTTGACAGACGGCCTGGGCAGAAAAATTGATTTTAAAAACTCCATGATCATCATGACTTCCAACATCGGAGTTCGCCAATTAAAAGATTTTGGCCAGGGAGTAGGTTTTGCTACTAAATCCAGAGTAGAATCAGCAGAGGCTGATACAAAATCTGTGATCCAAAATGCACTTAAAAAGACTTTTTCACCAGAATTTTTAAACCGGATCGACGATGTAGTCATCTTTAATAGCCTGGATGAAGAACAAATCTTCAAAATCATCGACCTTTCACTTTCAAGCCTCACTAGTAGACTTGGAAATATGAACTACGAATTGAAACTTTCAGAAGAAGCTAAAAAATTTGTTGCTGAAAAAGGATTTGATCCTCAATTTGGTGCCAGACCGCTCAACAGGGCCATTCAAAAGTATATAGAAGATCCATTAGCGGAATTTATACTGAATGAATCGCCGGAAGAAGGGTCCATTTTAGAAGCAATTTTAAATGATGATAAATCAGGCCTTAGAATCATGGTCAATAAAGTGGCTGAATCTTAA
- a CDS encoding translation initiation factor IF-3: MGFRINFEIKAPEVRIVGDNLPELVIEDEPPIETGVCPIRQVLKWAEKLGLDVVEISPNANPPVCRIIDVNKFLFQKEKKEKELKAKAVKAEIKEIRFGPNTDDHDFDFKLNHAKNFLQEGSKVRAYVFFKGRSVVFKDRGELLLLKFIKELDELAACESLPKLEGKKMFILLSPRKGVVKTKS; the protein is encoded by the coding sequence ATTGGATTTAGGATCAATTTTGAAATTAAAGCTCCTGAAGTCAGGATAGTCGGCGACAATCTCCCCGAATTAGTCATTGAAGATGAACCACCGATCGAAACAGGTGTTTGTCCGATAAGACAAGTGCTCAAATGGGCAGAAAAGCTAGGTTTGGATGTGGTTGAAATTTCTCCAAATGCCAATCCTCCTGTATGTAGAATCATCGATGTTAACAAATTTCTTTTCCAGAAAGAAAAAAAGGAAAAAGAACTTAAGGCCAAAGCTGTAAAAGCGGAAATAAAGGAGATTCGTTTTGGACCTAATACAGATGACCATGATTTTGATTTTAAATTAAATCATGCCAAAAACTTCCTCCAGGAAGGCTCTAAAGTAAGGGCATATGTGTTTTTTAAAGGTCGTAGTGTGGTTTTTAAGGATCGTGGTGAATTATTATTATTAAAATTCATCAAAGAATTGGACGAATTGGCTGCGTGCGAATCACTTCCTAAATTGGAAGGAAAAAAAATGTTCATCTTACTATCACCAAGGAAAGGCGTCGTAAAGACTAAATCTTAA
- the rpmI gene encoding 50S ribosomal protein L35 has translation MPKMKTHSTAKKKFRVTGSGKVKRFQANTSHRLRQKSKRAKLANRDMALVSHADEKRVLRMLCLR, from the coding sequence ATGCCAAAAATGAAAACTCATTCCACTGCGAAGAAAAAATTTCGCGTCACTGGATCAGGTAAAGTCAAGAGATTTCAAGCGAATACCTCTCACCGGTTAAGACAAAAGTCCAAAAGGGCCAAATTAGCCAATCGTGACATGGCTCTCGTGAGTCATGCAGATGAAAAAAGAGTACTTCGTATGTTGTGTCTTAGATAA
- the rplT gene encoding 50S ribosomal protein L20: MPRSVNHVASRARRKKLLKATKGFWGARRNILTAAKHTLERAWKYAYRDRKAKKRAFRALWIARINAAARFEGLSYSKLIHALSQKDITLNRKVLADLAMNHPEAFKAVVAKIK; this comes from the coding sequence ATGCCACGTTCGGTCAATCACGTAGCTTCACGAGCAAGAAGAAAAAAACTGCTCAAAGCCACCAAAGGATTTTGGGGCGCAAGGAGAAACATCCTCACTGCTGCCAAGCACACACTCGAAAGAGCCTGGAAGTATGCTTACAGAGATCGTAAAGCCAAAAAAAGAGCCTTTAGAGCGCTTTGGATCGCCAGGATCAATGCTGCAGCCAGGTTTGAAGGATTGTCCTACTCCAAATTGATTCATGCACTTTCACAGAAAGACATCACTTTAAACAGAAAGGTGTTAGCTGACCTTGCTATGAATCATCCGGAAGCTTTCAAAGCGGTAGTAGCGAAGATCAAGTAA
- a CDS encoding ABC transporter permease translates to MDMFFKLLYEGIVQSLGQLTANKLRTFLSLLGITIGIFCIIAVLSAVDSLEDNIKGSFEKLGNDVLYITKMPWNEDPSQNYFKYLRRPNATYKELEAVKARVQNSSLAAIQVYIGSSNLKYKSSSINGAFVLAVSYDYNEIYKMEYDYGRFFTPFEFESGADKVVIGSEIALNLFNTLDPIGKTIKVKDRHLEVIGVIKKSGKDLINPADFDRGVLVGYNTAKKLVNVKNNRLFGTNLMVKAASGADLEDLKAEVTSVLKSERKLKPYEQANFSINEMSILTNILDKFFGVLNLVGIVIGFFAILVGMFSVANIMFVSVKERTNIIGIKKALGARQYFILLEFLIEAIILCLLGGLIGLGLVYVILKILSSVFGYTMFLSLKNISLGVGISVFIGILAGLIPALQAAKMDPVEAIRK, encoded by the coding sequence ATCGACATGTTTTTTAAACTTTTATACGAAGGAATTGTCCAGTCCCTGGGCCAGCTGACCGCCAATAAGCTAAGGACATTTCTGTCACTATTAGGCATTACAATTGGTATATTTTGTATAATTGCAGTACTTTCTGCGGTAGACTCACTTGAGGATAATATTAAAGGTAGTTTTGAAAAACTGGGCAATGATGTGCTTTATATCACCAAAATGCCGTGGAATGAAGACCCTAGCCAAAACTATTTCAAATATTTAAGGAGACCCAATGCTACGTATAAGGAATTAGAAGCTGTAAAGGCCAGGGTTCAAAATTCTTCCCTGGCGGCTATTCAAGTGTATATCGGTAGTAGCAATCTAAAATATAAGTCTAGTAGTATTAATGGGGCCTTTGTGTTAGCGGTCAGCTATGATTATAATGAAATCTATAAAATGGAATATGACTATGGCCGATTTTTTACACCATTTGAATTTGAATCTGGTGCAGATAAGGTGGTCATAGGCTCGGAGATTGCCCTTAATTTATTTAATACATTGGATCCAATTGGAAAAACAATAAAGGTAAAAGATCGACATCTGGAAGTTATCGGTGTTATAAAAAAATCAGGTAAGGATTTGATTAATCCGGCTGATTTTGATCGAGGAGTACTGGTAGGCTACAATACCGCCAAAAAGCTGGTAAATGTTAAAAATAACAGACTTTTTGGCACCAATCTAATGGTAAAAGCTGCATCAGGTGCCGACCTGGAAGATTTGAAGGCTGAAGTGACCTCTGTGCTCAAATCTGAAAGAAAACTCAAACCATATGAGCAAGCTAATTTCTCCATAAATGAAATGTCTATCTTGACCAATATTCTGGATAAATTCTTTGGAGTACTTAATTTGGTCGGTATTGTGATTGGTTTTTTTGCCATCCTGGTGGGCATGTTTAGCGTGGCTAATATCATGTTCGTTAGTGTAAAAGAACGAACCAATATTATAGGTATAAAAAAAGCGCTTGGAGCCAGGCAATATTTTATACTATTGGAGTTTTTAATAGAAGCTATCATCTTGTGTTTACTCGGTGGATTGATAGGACTAGGCCTGGTATATGTGATTTTAAAAATCTTGTCTTCAGTGTTTGGCTACACCATGTTTTTGAGTCTCAAAAACATCTCCCTGGGAGTTGGGATCTCTGTATTTATAGGGATTTTGGCAGGATTGATCCCTGCCCTCCAAGCCGCTAAAATGGATCCCGTAGAAGCTATTAGAAAATAA
- the queA gene encoding tRNA preQ1(34) S-adenosylmethionine ribosyltransferase-isomerase QueA produces MRTKLSQFNFVLPKDAIAQYPSKERDGSKLMVVHRDTGKIEHKNFKDLLTIFDEGDTFIFNNTKVFPARLYGKKEKTGAKIEVFLLRELNNEARLWDVLVDPARKIRVGNKLYFNDKKGNEILVAEVVDNTTSRGRTIRFFHDGSDDDFQAQLKILGHTPLPKYIKRPSEALDEERYQTVYAKEIGAVAAPTAGLHFTKELMKRLEIKGVHFAEITLHVGLGTFRSIDVEDLSKHKMEAEYFRVPESAVKAVNLAKENNKRICAVGTTVMRAVETAVSAHGLMKPQEGWTNKFIYPPYDFSIANSMLTNFHLPKSSLLIMAAAFAGQELIIEAYEQAIKKKYKFFSYGDAMLIL; encoded by the coding sequence ATGCGTACAAAACTATCTCAGTTTAATTTCGTTCTTCCCAAAGATGCTATAGCCCAATATCCTTCCAAAGAAAGAGATGGAAGTAAATTAATGGTCGTCCATAGAGATACCGGCAAAATAGAACACAAGAATTTCAAAGACTTATTGACCATATTCGACGAAGGGGATACATTTATATTCAATAATACAAAAGTATTTCCTGCAAGGTTATATGGAAAAAAAGAAAAAACCGGGGCTAAAATTGAAGTTTTCTTGTTGAGAGAACTCAACAATGAAGCCCGGCTTTGGGATGTGTTGGTCGACCCTGCCCGAAAAATAAGAGTTGGAAACAAATTGTATTTCAACGATAAAAAAGGCAATGAAATCCTGGTCGCCGAAGTCGTGGACAATACCACCAGCAGAGGTCGAACCATCCGATTTTTTCATGACGGAAGTGATGATGACTTCCAGGCCCAGTTAAAGATATTGGGTCATACACCACTTCCTAAATACATCAAAAGACCTTCAGAGGCTTTAGATGAAGAACGCTATCAGACAGTCTATGCCAAAGAGATCGGAGCCGTGGCTGCTCCAACTGCTGGATTACATTTTACTAAAGAATTGATGAAGCGCCTTGAGATCAAAGGAGTTCATTTTGCTGAGATCACCCTTCACGTTGGCCTTGGTACATTCAGAAGCATTGATGTTGAAGACTTATCGAAGCATAAGATGGAGGCAGAATATTTTAGAGTGCCTGAGTCTGCAGTCAAAGCTGTCAACCTGGCCAAAGAAAATAATAAAAGAATCTGTGCGGTCGGTACCACAGTGATGCGTGCTGTCGAAACAGCAGTATCGGCTCATGGTCTCATGAAACCACAAGAAGGCTGGACAAATAAATTTATATATCCTCCATATGATTTTAGTATAGCCAACAGCATGCTGACTAACTTTCATTTACCAAAATCCAGTTTATTGATTATGGCGGCTGCTTTTGCCGGCCAGGAGTTAATCATTGAAGCTTACGAGCAAGCTATAAAGAAGAAATATAAGTTCTTTAGTTATGGCGACGCAATGTTGATCCTATAA
- a CDS encoding DUF2795 domain-containing protein — translation MYWTLELAHHLEDAPWPATRDELIDYAIRSGAPLEVIENLQQMEDEGEIYENIEDIWPDYPRKDDFLFNEDEY, via the coding sequence ATGTATTGGACGCTAGAATTGGCACACCACCTGGAAGACGCTCCCTGGCCGGCAACCCGAGATGAATTGATTGATTATGCTATTCGATCGGGAGCACCACTGGAAGTAATTGAAAACTTGCAACAAATGGAAGATGAGGGCGAGATATACGAAAACATCGAAGATATCTGGCCTGACTATCCAAGGAAAGATGATTTTCTTTTCAATGAAGACGAGTATTGA
- a CDS encoding (d)CMP kinase, giving the protein MQKGKNINIAIDGYSACGKSTLAQGLARSLRFDYVDSGAMYRAVTLYAIRLYISEENIFDIIPLLKNISIECRWTLQGNLTFLNGEDVTDLIRSPEVQNLVSQISTIPEVRSFLVNQQKQMAKNGNVVMDGRDIGSKVIPDAELKIFMTADMDIRVQRRYNELMSKGILVTKAEIKENLELRDHIDSTREDSPLICPLDAKTLDNSFLSQQDQLSIALQWAHTAISSNSN; this is encoded by the coding sequence GTGCAAAAGGGCAAAAACATAAATATCGCCATAGATGGGTATTCTGCTTGCGGCAAAAGTACGCTCGCCCAGGGGTTAGCGCGATCGCTTCGCTTTGATTATGTCGATAGTGGAGCCATGTATCGTGCTGTGACCCTGTATGCTATCCGACTTTATATTTCAGAGGAAAATATCTTTGACATTATACCACTTTTAAAAAACATTTCTATTGAATGCAGATGGACACTCCAGGGCAATCTAACGTTTCTAAATGGTGAAGATGTGACTGACTTAATCAGGAGCCCTGAGGTACAAAACCTGGTAAGCCAGATAAGCACAATACCTGAAGTCCGGTCATTTCTTGTCAACCAACAAAAACAAATGGCTAAAAATGGCAATGTTGTGATGGATGGTAGAGATATTGGTAGTAAAGTAATACCTGATGCTGAATTGAAGATTTTCATGACCGCAGATATGGACATTAGGGTGCAAAGACGATATAATGAACTTATGTCGAAAGGCATCTTGGTGACTAAGGCTGAGATCAAAGAAAATTTAGAATTAAGAGATCATATCGATTCGACACGAGAAGACTCTCCTTTAATCTGTCCTTTGGACGCAAAGACATTAGACAATAGCTTTTTAAGCCAGCAAGATCAGCTCTCCATAGCCCTTCAATGGGCTCATACGGCTATATCATCCAACTCAAACTGA